The Triticum urartu cultivar G1812 chromosome 5, Tu2.1, whole genome shotgun sequence genome contains the following window.
TAACCAAACAAGTTCTGCGTGCTGCGTTGTTGAAAGCTGAAACAAGGGTGAATTGTATCAAGCACAATCTATAATCGGCTTAACATGAGCAATTTGAGAAGCTTATAACTTACCATAACATATCGTGGTTTATCTTCAGGCAATCCAGCGGTGCACTGGGCAACAACACGCCAAAACGAGTCTTTATCTTCACCACCTGCAAGACCACCAATGGCATATCTAGCAACAAGAAATTCAAAGTTTGAGCCACTGAACTCTTGAATTGCAGGGAGTCGTGGAAAATACAAAAAAACATATTAAAAAGGATTAACTTTTCAAGTATGTGACAGATGTTGGAGATAGTGGAAAAACGAAAAAGATCTTTTGGCTGCATATAAGAAAATTGTGCATGGAATTTATGGGTGAATATTTAGTCTGACATACCCGGGAAGGTTCCGCTCAACCAAGCCCCTCACGCAAATATCTCTGGAATTACAAGAGTTGCAAAGTAACTTATCAAACTGCATTGATTGCATGAATGCGTACCTTTCATGCATGTACTACAAGAAGCCATATAAACTAACCTCAGAACCGGATCTAATCCTCCTTGCACAATCCCAAATAAGTTTTGAACATCAGGTTTCTTGTGAGCTACATGTAACATTGGAAGGAAAAAAAATACCAGACTTTAGTTAACCATGCTTATTGCAGTTTCAACTGGTCTTCAATACATCTTAAAGCCATAGGATAAGTAGAGGCAGTGAGTGACATGATGCTGAGCTTTAACTTGAAGATGGGAAATAGTTGATTACAAAAACCAGATGAGCATACAATTTGGCCAAGAGTCACAAAACTAATAACCGTACCAGCTATGCACCTATCAATCCAACGAAGGGTACGATACATAGCTTCCTCTATCCTCGGGCCAGTAATTGTTGTCTTAACAACATCGTCAAGAGCCATGATTATATCAGCTCCAATGTTGTTCTGCATTCATGTCCCAGAAATATGATGAACGAGCACACAAGTGTTAAGGTGTAAAATCAGGATTTTTTGATAGCAGAAGTCTAGTTCACAGTGACTCAACAAAAAATTCGTCAAGGAAAGGACATACCTGAATATGGATTGATTCCTCAGGCGTCAAGAGCATGGGTTTCCCATCAACGGGTGACTGTAGATTGTACACAGAAGAATAATAAAATTAGAGAATGTTCAAAACGGAAAGCAGTTCTCCGCAGCAGTAAAGTTTATCCAGGGACCAAGAGAAACAAGTAAAAATGCATCATAAAATGCAGGGGAAATTCATTTCCACAAAGAAAGCTAAAGAAACTTTCTGCTTTTAGCATCAACATGAAAATCAACATAGTAGATGGACTAGAAAAAGGATAGCATTAGACATTGCACACGATGACAAAATGCGGCAACATGACACTTGATTATTCATTATTCAATATCTGCCAACTAACAATACCATCAGTTAATTGTACATCAGTCTCACAGGACCACTTGAATTTCTATTCACCTTGTCATATTGAAAATTACAGTTGCACAATTGAAAATAACAAGATTACATGGGAAAATGAAAATACAATTCAGAAAATAAAATGTACTATATAGAAAGACATTTAAATAATAACAATTCAGCTTTACGATGAAAAAGTAAAATCTTAATACTTGCCAGCCCTAAAACAACCTGAACCTGCCTAATTATTTTGTTACCATATGATAACAAATATGGGCATTATTTCAACGAACCAAGAATCAAAAACAGTGCCCTACCCTAATATATACCCTAATTTAATCTGACCATAGGATATTCATGTTACAAAAGTAAGAAACCAAATTGAAGCTGTGTTTATGAAGAACAAGTGTATGAGATAGTAGGTAGCTGTAAAGGGTACCTGAAATGTAACTCCTTCCTCAGTAATGTCAGCCAAATGCAGCAAAGAAACCTAAAACGATGTTGACAAATTAGTAACATTTCAGAAGCAAACCTAAATAATTGAAAGGGGCGCTAAGCTAAATAAGTGATCATGCCAATGGTAATATTCCAACAAATGCTGGCTCTCCACTTTTGAATAGATATTTGACTGGAACCATGCTAATGTAAAGATCACAGATGGAACTCAGCAGGCCATTTaatatctactccctccgttccaaattacccgtcgtggttttagtttaaatttgaactaaaaccacgacgagtaatttggaacgaagggagtagcaAACAACTACATGTTTCAAATTTTGCTCAAAAGTGGAACCAAGATTTGATGTGTAGAGCAACTAATTGCTGGTAGAACCAAACAGAAATATTAGCCATCGCATATCATTAAGCCACTGCCAGAAATCAACAATTATCACACACGATTTAAAGTAGAGTACAGTAAGATTCATGTAGAATGGAAATGACAGATGTTATTTAGTATTGACTTAGCTGAGTTAGTTCTACAAGTTCAAATAGTGAATCAGAACACTTAATTAATGTGAAAGGATAAATAGATAATGATGCtttggagcaaccatttggaaacCACCCGAGTCAGTCAGCAATGCCCTTTTCCAATTCATAAACTTGTGAAGGCCACCCAAGTCATCAATAAGTTGAGAGCCAGGACGAAGTTCAAGGTGGTAGGTATTTCCAAGAATAATCTGACAACCTATAGTCTCTAGCTGGTCTGTAGTCAAGCCTTTTATTGTACCTgggcaaaagaaaaagaaaaaagaaagggGAATGAAACAAGAATAATTGTGAGATGCAAGAATCACACACATCATTCCACAAATTTGTGTCACATCCAAAATCTCTTAATCACAGTATGAAACTGAACTAGTTTAATGGAAACAAGTACAGCCAAGCTGGGTTAACCGAGAATAATAACTAATTATTGAAGTCGATATTTGCTTTAGTGAAGATTGGAGAGTTAAGACATAGAAACTAAGAATTTCTGATTTTCCATGAATAATACAATGCTAGAACATTATTCATCAGCACATGTATAAATCCGACATTATCCATTCAAGTCACCTCTAATTGCTCGTATGATCTCAGGTATACAGTACAAAAAAACAGCAACTTCATATTTTACACACGAAAAGGTTCCATTTCAGACTGAACTAGCATATGGCAGAGAAATGGTACGAGATCCAGAAATATAATACCTTGGGTACCAACAGGCATAAAAAGTGGCGTTTGACAAGTAAAGTGTGGCAGAGTTAACCGAGCTGCGCGAGCACGATTAAATCTTCCTAACACCTGCAAGCAGAAAACAAAATAATTTTCACCCCAGATTCATCTTTATGGTCAATGCTTCATCTTTAAACAAACTTTGATATTTATGTTCCTGCTTGCTAGAACTTAGATTCGATCAGCCACCCTCCATGATTTTGTCCAACAGAGGTAATGAGGTTTGACAGGCAGCAATATGAGCTGGCAGTGGTGCCACTACCACTGTACCATCTCTCTGTATCATTCTGAGAGCATGTACCACGTGGAGCCACTTCTCAAACTATTTCCCTAATTCTTTTTCTTATTATATGGAGGTATGGACCACTATAAGACTATAAGCCTCTGAAGAGTAATAAAGAAAGAAAACTTGAAGATTTTACCTTAAGACAGGCACCAAATACAGTACCAGGTAAAGACAATATGTAACTCTGAAGAACACGTGCCTAGGGCAGTAGGTGCATTAACTCTGGAGTGCTGGTCAGTAGGAGTACTACTACAGTATTACTAG
Protein-coding sequences here:
- the LOC125509644 gene encoding queuine tRNA-ribosyltransferase catalytic subunit 1-like; translation: MALRFEVLGRFNRARAARLTLPHFTCQTPLFMPVGTQGTIKGLTTDQLETIGCQIILGNTYHLELRPGSQLIDDLGGLHKFMNWKRALLTDSGGFQMVSLLHLADITEEGVTFQSPVDGKPMLLTPEESIHIQNNIGADIIMALDDVVKTTITGPRIEEAMYRTLRWIDRCIAAHKKPDVQNLFGIVQGGLDPVLRDICVRGLVERNLPGYAIGGLAGGEDKDSFWRVVAQCTAGLPEDKPRYVMGVGYPLDIVVCSALGADMYDCVYPTRTARFGSALVPEGVLKLKQNAMATDERPIDPSCPCMVCKNYTRAYLHCLVTKDPMGSQLLSYHNLSFMARLSRDLHMSILEGRFPEFVRGFLRVQFPKGDVPKWVHNAMEVAGIDISECCTPTNCQHDAMEAAGVDISDFCPPTKCP